The following coding sequences lie in one Benincasa hispida cultivar B227 chromosome 6, ASM972705v1, whole genome shotgun sequence genomic window:
- the LOC120079148 gene encoding uncharacterized protein LOC120079148, translating into MEFAYNINYKATIGMLPFEALYRKSCKSSICWDEVGQRKLLGPELVQIINEAIQNIRACMRTTQRKQKSYVDVRCKDLQFETGVKMSLKVAPMRGVLRFGRKGKLSSQFIGLFEVTDPSHVVDYEPLWLNEILSYEEKPVEVLTRDVKMLHSREITLVKVMWQNHQLKEATC; encoded by the exons atggagtttgcttataatatCAATTACAAGGCTACCATCGGCATGTTGCCATTTGAGGCGCTTTATAGAAAGagttgcaagtcttctatttgttgggatgaggtaggaCAGAGGAAGTTGCTAGGGCCTGAGCTAGTACAAATCATAAACGAGGCAATACAGAATATTAGAGCTTGTATGCGAACAACTCAGAGAAAACAGAAAAGTTATGTCGATGTTAGGTGTAAGGACCTACAATTTGAAACTGGTGTTAAGATGTCCTTAAAGGTAGCACCTATGAGAGGTGTTCTGAGGTTTGGAAGAAAAGGAAAGCTAAGTTCGCAATTCATTGGACTTTTCGAG GTAACAGATCCATCACATGTGGTGGATTATGAACCATTATGGTTAAATGAGATCTTGAGTTATGAAGAGAAACCTGTAGAAGTTCTCACCAGAGATGTGAAAATGTTACACAGTAGGGAGATAACACTTGTGAAGGTTAtgtggcagaatcaccagttGAAGGAGGCTACGTGCTAG